One window from the genome of Bacteroidota bacterium encodes:
- a CDS encoding transketolase family protein — protein MSIYENRGLKPTKQGFGEGVLEAARRNKQIVGIGADITSSVGMDIFAGEYPDRFISLGIAEQNCIGVSAGLALSGKVPVFATYGVFAALRTTDFIRISVCYNNLHVIIGGAHSGVSVGPDGATHQALEDIAVMRVLPNMTVISPCDATQTRMATVAAINKAEGPVYVRFGRAPVPDFSSENQNFEIGKAQTMNRGGDVTVIATGHLVWEALQAAEMLSEEGIKTRVLNMHTIKPLDEDAILKAAEETGAIVTAEEHQITGGLGSAVAEYVVRNCPVPMEFVGMPDSFGESGEPDELMMKYGMKAMDIAGAVHKVLERKTGNPGS, from the coding sequence ATGAGTATATACGAAAACAGGGGCTTGAAGCCTACAAAACAAGGTTTCGGGGAAGGTGTGCTTGAAGCCGCCCGGCGCAATAAACAGATAGTCGGGATAGGTGCAGATATAACCTCTTCCGTTGGCATGGACATATTTGCCGGAGAATATCCCGACCGTTTTATCTCGCTGGGCATTGCAGAACAAAATTGCATCGGTGTCTCCGCAGGTTTGGCTTTATCGGGTAAAGTACCGGTATTTGCTACCTATGGCGTTTTTGCAGCACTAAGGACTACCGACTTCATCAGGATTTCTGTGTGCTATAACAATCTTCATGTTATCATCGGAGGTGCTCATAGCGGGGTGTCGGTCGGACCGGATGGCGCCACCCACCAGGCACTGGAAGATATCGCAGTGATGCGGGTACTTCCTAACATGACCGTCATTTCTCCCTGTGATGCGACACAGACAAGGATGGCCACCGTTGCAGCCATTAATAAAGCCGAAGGACCGGTTTATGTGCGCTTTGGAAGAGCTCCGGTACCCGACTTCAGCTCCGAAAACCAAAACTTTGAAATAGGTAAAGCCCAAACCATGAACCGAGGTGGTGACGTTACCGTGATCGCTACCGGCCACCTGGTCTGGGAAGCCCTTCAGGCAGCAGAAATGCTTTCCGAAGAAGGCATCAAAACCCGTGTGCTCAACATGCACACCATCAAACCTTTGGATGAAGATGCTATCCTGAAAGCAGCCGAGGAAACAGGTGCTATAGTAACAGCAGAAGAACACCAGATCACAGGCGGACTGGGTTCCGCAGTTGCCGAATACGTTGTCAGAAATTGCCCGGTACCCATGGAATTCGTCGGGATGCCCGACAGCTTCGGGGAAAGCGGTGAACCGGATGAACTTATGATGAAGTACGGCATGAAGGCCATGGATATTGCAGGAGCCGTTCATAAAGTACTTGAAAGAAAAACCGGTAACCCGGGATCATAA